A single genomic interval of Lathyrus oleraceus cultivar Zhongwan6 chromosome 7, CAAS_Psat_ZW6_1.0, whole genome shotgun sequence harbors:
- the LOC127106725 gene encoding auxin-responsive protein SAUR50, with translation MAIKKYSNKLPQHAVLKQILKRCSSLGKKNEYDDNEYPIDVPKGHFPVYVGENRSRYIVPISFLTHPEFQSLLRQAEEEFGFDHDMGLTIPCQEVVFQSLTSMIR, from the coding sequence ATGGCTATTAAGAAATACTCTAACAAACTTCCTCAACATGCAGTTTTGAAACAAATCCTCAAAAGATGTTCAAGCCTAGGGAAGAAAAACGAGTACGACGATAATGAATACCCCATTGATGTACCAAAAGGTCATTTCCCTGTTTACGTTGGTGAAAACCGTAGTAGATATATTGTTCCAATCTCTTTCTTAACTCACCCCGAGTTTCAATCTCTTCTTCGTCAAGCTGAAGAAGAATTTGGATTCGACCATGATATGGGTCTTACCATTCCTTGTCAAGAAGTTGTTTTTCAGTCACTAACATCCATGATAAGATGA